The Vicia villosa cultivar HV-30 ecotype Madison, WI linkage group LG1, Vvil1.0, whole genome shotgun sequence genome includes a region encoding these proteins:
- the LOC131612176 gene encoding uncharacterized protein LOC131612176: MGKDWYWGARKSSKKTTPQSDIPSGCMCALFQTFDFHPFHFSINQPQQQQHSPIHSISKQPEAPRNSLESQDEQSFKIPKNIRTRGGSFNDLSSDVSSPGTKTPTLVARLMGLDLLPDANSPSSSSSSSLSTPSRQSHYHTRPKPDKIKIMKHRHSTDSVIMRSLPETPRLSSERTSSSFVEHRLSLQINKENMINHGEDLDTPPRFSFSKIRKHVKESVGGRKVGKDITNNPIKNTKQQEQEQEKEDFVGQIKFKKPLKPLKPLEESNQGKHSNASHSPRLSRFNDNSNINNHKHSPTLKDQTTHQVPKQSSPPPLVNMEAQVSRVSTKTKTQAMSEKEMMIKDKKSFPKCKKTAPHGNTSPRINKNQQTTIVNKQQESFIIRPSSSTTKTKKTHPLSNNTLLLKTHPSPTDTKIPQKQVNDDIQESKNMSQLFGSSRQKYTLRNQTTNNESNSNSSIAAGAKDKEPEYQYITTILNRTGIHQATTTNLQHFQWFSSTHPLDPSIFHRLELYPNIKDNKFTQKNHLGPRCNRRLLFDLLDEVLSEILTKPNSHRGLLLLDTVWNRVRSFPRAKCEVLEDIDGLIEMKDMMDKIKEEEEGEKVVAEIEGKVLEMLVNETITVMVGPNR; the protein is encoded by the exons ATGGGCAAAGATTGGTATTGGGGTGCCAGAAAATCCTCCAAGAAAACAACACCTCAATCAGATATCCCTTCTGGTTGCATGTGTGCACTTTTTCAAACCTTTGATTTTCATCCCTTTcacttttccatcaaccaaccacaacaacaacaacactctCCCATTCACTCCATCTCCAAACAACCTGAAGCTCCTAGGAATAGCTTGGAATCACAAGATGAACAAAGTTTCAAAATCCCC AAAAACATAAGAACAAGAGGAGGAAGTTTCAATGATCTTTCCTCTGACGTTTCGTCTCCCGGAACAAAAACACCAACGTTGGTAGCAAGGTTAATGGGTCTTGATCTTCTTCCAGACGCAAACTCaccctcttcatcttcttcttcgtctctctcaaCTCCAAGCAGACAAAGCCATTACCATACTAGACCAAAACCAGACAAGATCAAAATAATGAAACACAGACACAGCACAGACAGTGTCATCATGCGGTCTTTGCCTGAAACTCCAAGGTTGTCCTCAGAAAGAACCTCATCATCATTTGTTGAACATAGACTCTCTCTCCAAATCAACAAAGAGAATATGATCAATCACGGTGAAGATTTAGACACTCCTCCTCGGTTTTCATTCTCGAAAATCAGAAAACATGTTAAGGAAAGTGTTGGTGGAAGAAAAGTTGGCAAAGACATCACCAACAACCCAATCAAAAATACTAAacagcaagaacaagaacaagaaaaagAAGATTTTGTTGGTCAAATCAAATTCAAGAAGCCTCTCAAACCATTGAAGCCACTAGAAGAATCAAACCAAGGAAAACATTCAAACGCATCTCACTCCCCAAGACTCAGCAGATTCAATGATAACAGCAACATCAACAACCACAAACATTCGCCAACTCTCAAAGACCAAACCACACATCAAGTACCAAAACAATCATCACCACCACCTTTGGTCAACATGGAAGCACAGGTTTCAAGAGTTTCAACAAAGACTAAAACTCAAGCAATGTCAGAGAAGGAGATGATGATCAAGGACAAAAAATCATTCCCAAAATGCAAGAAAACAGCACCACATGGGAATACGAGTCCACGGATCAACAAGAATCAACAGACAACCATCGTAAACAAGCAACAAGAGTCTTTCATTATTCGACCCTCATCATCAACAACTAAAACCAAGAAAACTCATCCACTTTCAAACAACACTCTCCTTCTCAAAACACACCCTTCTCCTACAGATACAAAAATCCCTCAAAAACAG GTAAATGATGATATCCAAGAATCCAAAAACATGTCACAGTTATTTGGTTCTTCGCGCCAGAAGTACACTCTCCGCAACCAAACAACCAACAATGAATCAAATTCTAACAGTTCTATCGCCGCCGGAGCCAAAGACAAAGAACCAGAATATCAGTACATTACAACCATTCTAAACCGTACTGGAATACACcaagcaacaacaacaaacctTCAACATTTTCAATGGTTCTCTTCAACACATCCATTAGACCCATCAATTTTTCACCGTCTTGAACTCTACCCAAATATTAAAGATAACAAATTTACGCAGAAAAATCATCTGGGTCCCCGCTGTAACCGTAGATTACTATTTGATTTACTCGACGAAGTACTGTCGGAGATTCTCACCAAACCAAACAGTCACCGTGGGTTATTGCTACTAGACACAGTATGGAACCGAGTTCGGAGTTTCCCACGTGCGAAATGCGAGGTTTTGGAAGACATAGACGGGTTAATAGAAATGAAAGACATGATGGATAAgatcaaggaagaagaagaaggcgAAAAAGTGGTGGCGGAGAttgaagggaaggtattagaaaTGTTAGTGAATGAAACAATAACCGTTATGGTGGGTCCTAACCGTTAA